Proteins co-encoded in one Sebastes umbrosus isolate fSebUmb1 chromosome 20, fSebUmb1.pri, whole genome shotgun sequence genomic window:
- the LOC119479362 gene encoding receptor-type tyrosine-protein phosphatase H-like isoform X2 — protein sequence MKPSSSKITSDHFLLCVFLSLLWGSTDSNATSSAPDTTLTSSTNPTETTTRLTTLTTLQTTKAPPEDVRNVTVLTQDESSITLKWDKVDNILTYILQYHNNGSLKEDFITASEEGSSVTHLVTPLSAGRKYNFTLITAFEGVNSTGHRFDAVTAPLNAVDFKSLDQTETSITLQWQRVGTISNYVLVFNGSEINVPASAEQVNHTISELTSGTEYNVTLFTVFETVKSSGVNLSAVTAPENVKNVNVSTQNESSITLMWDKVNNILTYFLQYDNNGSLKEDFIPASEGVSSVTHVVTPLSAGRKYNFTLITASKGVNSTGYRFDAVTAPLNAEDFKSLDQTETSITLQWKKVPDIPEYILVFNGSEIIVNASSADVTVTKLIPGLINGTKYDFTLFTVFGNIRSRGLNLSAATAPRDAEDFRSVDQNETSITLQWQIVGTISNYVLVFNGSEINVHASAEQVTHTISELTSGTKYNVALFTVFETVRSRGVNLFAATAPENVKNMNVSTQNESSITLMWDKVNSISTYFLQYDNKEDPISESQDASVTHVVTSLTAGKKYNFTVITLFEGVNSTGRWIAAVTAPLNAEGFKSVDQNETSITLQWQNVGNIPYYILVFNGSENNVTASAAQVTHTISELTSGTEYYFRLFTVFENIRSSGVNYSPVTAPRNTDVLESVGQNETSITLQWKKVDGIPNYTLVFNETMINVKASEGLETVTHTILGLITATKYNITLFTVFKNVRSSGLNTTAFTAPGNVNNVTVLTQNESSITLTWNKVNNISTYFLQNDNNGSSTEVNGDTFYQKASVIYEVSSLNAGTKYNFILITGFEKVNSTGFSFNAVTVPSMLPLVNVTERSVTSITLTWQRENKDWDYFFEMNGVNPQLLTNRALDVESRSFTSLQPGTAYRFSVITVFSGLNSTAYEDFTVTAIDCTNVTWHVTTSSIQGRVQGLFSNATATSKSQTHVSPGGNNVSFTGLYPGDTYNVSLEYEIDSKTFLQCIHEQTIIPPPLSGRCEYWAAGYSVLIVLDEPAGVWTSVEVNGKEYPEYGNGEERLRIYISGFQPAKTYKMSLTSLSGTERSNKPLVILCHTDPRGVIAGAVFAVLLFCVLVCLAVFIFFKRPDIISRKKQFIGGSKQPKKKCKAISVAKFPDHFHQLGVDENRGFSQEYESLSPVGTEQTRKAATEPENKARNRFNNVLPYDWCRVKLTSSPNGSSDYINANYMPGYNSNREYIATQGPLPSTVNDFWRMIWEQRVNGIVMVTNCTEGGKTKCQRYWPADSKPCLNGELLVTIRSEQEEPYWTLREFSVKHSNNSGERTVKHFHFTAWPDHGVPQGTEALIQFRGLVRRHIEREGAGAPTVVHCSAGVGRTGTIIALDVLLQQLEKERAVGINGFVHKMRLSRPHMVQTESQYVFLHQSIMDRLQPNEKTEENIYENSDMIYVNATALRELR from the exons ATGAAGCCTTCATCTTCCAAAATCACCTCAGACCACTTTCTGCTGTGTGTCTTCCTGAGTCTACTTTGG GGTTCCACTGACTCCAACGCAACATCATCAGCACCAGACACAACACTGACAAGTTCAACAAACCCAACAGAGACAACAACACGGTTAACCACTCTGACAACCCTTCAAACAACAAAAGCAC CTCCTGAAGATGTGAGAAACGTGACCGTGTTGACACAAGACGAAAGTAGCATAACTCTGAAGTGGGACAAGGTTGACAACATCTTAACATACATCCTACAATATCATAACAATGGTAGTCTCAAGGAGGACTTCATCACTGCATCCGAGGAAGGGTCATCAGTTACACATTTGGTTACTCCTCTGTCTGCTGGGAGAAAATACAATTTCACTCTCATCACTGCGTTTGAGGGGGTCAACAGCACTGGACACAGATTTGACGCTGTCACTG CTCCTCTTAATGCAGTAGATTTCAAATCACTTGACCAAACTGAGACCAGTATAACTCTGCAGTGGCAAAGAGTGGGAACTATCTCTAACTATGTACTTGTGTTCAATGGAAGTGAGATAAATGTCCCTGCATCAGCGGAACAAGTGAATCACACAATCTCAGAGCTCACAAGTGGGACTGAATACAACGTCACTCTCTTCACTGTGTTTGAAACTGTTAAAAGCAGTGGAGTAAACCTCTCTGCAGTCACTG CACCTGAAAATGTGAAGAACGTGAACGTGTCAACACAAAATGAGAGTAGCATAACTCTGATGTGGGACAAAGTTAACAACATCTTAACATACTTCCTACAATATGATAACAATGGTAGTCTCAAGGAGGACTTTATCCCTGCATCCGAGGGAGTGTCATCAGTTACACATGTGGTTACTCCTCTGTCTGCTGGGAGAAAATACAATTTCACTCTCATCACTGCGTCTAAGGGGGTCAACAGCACTGGATACAGATTTGACGCTGTCACTG CTCCTCTTAATGCAGAAGATTTCAAATCACTTGACCAAACTGAGACCAGTATAACTCTGCAGTGGAAAAAAGTGCCGGACATCCCCGAATATATACTTGTGTTCAATGGATCTGAGATAATCGTCAATGCATCATCAGCCGACGTGACAGTGACAAAATTAATCCCAGGGCTCATAAATGGGACTAAATACGACTTCACTCTCTTCACTGTGTTTGGAAATATCAGAAGCAGAGGACTAAACCTCTCTGCAGCTACTG CTCCTCGTGATGCAGAAGATTTCAGATCGGTTGACCAAAATGAGACCAGTATAACTCTGCAGTGGCAAATAGTGGGAACTATCTCTAACTATGTACTTGTGTTCAATGGAAGTGAGATAAATGTCCATGCATCAGCGGAACAAGTGACACACACAATCTCAGAGCTCACAAGTGGGACTAAATACAACGTCGCTCTCTTCACTGTGTTTGAAACTGTTAGAAGCAGAGGAGTAAACCTCTTTGCAGCTACAG CACCTGAAAATGTGAAGAACATGAACGTGTCAACACAAAATGAGAGTAGCATAACTCTGATGTGGGACAAAGTCAACAGCATCTCAACATACTTCCTACAATATGACAACAAAGAGGACCCCATCAGCGAATCTCAAGACGCATCAGTTACACATGTGGTTACTTCTCTGACTGCCgggaaaaaatataatttcactGTCATCACTCTGTTTGAGGGGGTCAACAGCACTGGACGCTGGATTGCAGCTGTCACTG CTCCTCTTAATGCAGAAGGTTTCAAATCAGTTGACCAAAATGAGACCAGTATAACTCTGCAGTGGCAAAACGTGGGAAATATCCCTTACTATATACTTGTGTtcaatggaagtgaaaacaacGTCACTGCATCAGCGGCACAAGTGACACACACAATCTCAGAGCTCACAAGTGGGACTGAATATTACTTCAGGCTCTTCACTGTTTTTGAAAATATCAGAAGCAGTGGAGTAAACTACAGCCCAGTCACTG CTCCACGTAACACAGATGTGTTAGAATCAGTCGGACAAAATGAGACCAGTATAACTCTTCAGTGGAAAAAAGTGGATGGCATCCCCAACTATACACTTGTGTTCAATGAAACGATGATAAACGTCAAAGCATCAGAGGGACTAGAAACCGTGACGCACACAATCTTAGGGCTCATAACTGCGACTAAATACAACATCACTCTCTTCACTGTGTTCAAAAATGTCAGAAGCAGCGGATTAAACACCACTGCATTTACGG CTCCtggaaatgttaataatgtgaCTGTGTTGACACAAAACGAGAGTAGTATAACTCTGACGTGGAACAAGGTTAACAACATCTCAACATACTTCCTACAAAATGATAACAATGGAAGTTCCACTGAGGTCAATGGCGACACATTTTATCAAAAGGCATCAGTTATCTACGAGGTCTCTTCGCTTAATGCTGGGacaaaatataatttcattCTCATCACTGGCTTTGAGAAAGTCAACAGCACTGGATTCTCATTTAACGCTGTGACTG ttcccTCAATGTTGCCTTTGGTCAATGTGACTGAACGCTCTGTGACCAGCATAACCCTGACGTGgcagagagagaataaagacTGGGACTACTTTTTCGAAATGAACGGGGTAAATCCACAACTTCTCACAAATAGAGCCTTGGATGTTGAGTCCCGTTCATTCACGTCTCTCCAGCCTGGAACAGCGTATCGATTCAGCGTGATCACAGTGTTCTCTGGACTCAACAGCACCGCTTATGAAGACTTCACAGTAACAG CCATAGACTGTACCAATGTAACCTGGCATGTTACTACCTCATCGATCCAAGGAAGGGTTCAAGGCTTGTTCTCGAATGCAACAGCCACTAGTAAATCTCAAACTCATGTCAGTCCTGGAGGAAACAACGTGTCATTTACTGGCCTCTACCCTGGTGACACCTATAACGTGTCTCTTGAGTATGAAATAGATTCCAAGACCTTTCTACAGTGTATCCACGAGCAGACAATCA TTCCTCCGCCTTTAAGTGGTCGCTGTGAGTACTGGGCAGCTGGCTATTCTGTCTTAATCGTCTTGGATGAACCGGCCGGTGTGTGGACTTCAGTGGAGGTGAACGGGAAAGAATACCCAGAGTATGGAAATGGGGAAGAGCGTCTCAGAATCTATATATCTGGATTCCAACCTGCTAAAACATATAAGATGTCTTTAACTTCACTGTCCGGGACCGAAAGGAGTAATAAACCATTAGTTATTTTGTGTCATACTGATCCAAGGG GAGTCATTGCAGGGGCAGTATTTGCTGTTCTGCTTTTTTGTGTCCTGGTCTGTCTGGctgtcttcattttttttaaaagaccagATATTATCAG CAGGAAAAAGCAATTCATCGGTGGTTccaaacaaccaaaaaaaaagtgcaa agCTATTTCTGTGGCAAAGTTTCCAGACCACTTCCACCAACTGGGTGTGGACGAGAACAGAGGTTTCAGCCAGGAATATGAG AGCCTCAGTCCTGTTGGCACGGAGCAAACACGAAAGGCAGCTACTGAACCTGAGAACAAAGCGAGGAATCGTTTCAACAACGTCCTGCCAT ATGACTGGTGTCGGGTGAAGCTTACATCCAGTCCCAATGGATCCTCCGACTACATTAATGCCAATTACATGCCA GGCTACAACAGCAACAGAGAGTACATCGCCACCCAGGGTCCTCTGCCCTCCACAGTCAATGATTTCTGGAGAATGATCTGGGAACAAAGAGTGAACGGCATCGTCATGGTAACCAACTGCACCGAGGGAGGAAAG ACTAAGTGTCAACGATACTGGCCTGCAGACAGTAAACCTTGCCTTAACGGAGAGCTGTTGGTCACCATCAGATCTGAGCAGGAGGAGCCTTACTGGACATTGAGGGAATTTAGCGTGAAACAC AGCAACAACTCAGGGGAGCGCACAGTGAAACATTTTCACTTCACTGCCTGGCCTGACCACGGAGTCCCACAGGGCACCGAAGCCCTGATCCAGTTCAGAGGACTGGTGAGACGGCACATAGAGAGAGAAGGGGCTGGAGCGCCAACTGTGGTTCACTGCAG TGCTGGAGTGGGGAGGACAGGCACTATCATTGCCCTGGATGTGCTGCTTCAGCAGCTAGAGAAGGAAAGAGCAGTGGGCATCAATGGCTTTGTGCACAAGATGAGACTGAGCCGCCCACACATGGTGCAGACAGAG TCCCAGTATGTTTTCCTGCACCAAAGCATCATGGACCGTCTGCAGCCAAATGAGAAGACTGAAGAGAACATATATGAGAATTCAGACATGATCTACGTCAACGCCACTGCACTCCGAGAGCTACGTTAG
- the LOC119479362 gene encoding receptor-type tyrosine-protein phosphatase H-like isoform X5 yields MKPSSSKITSDHFLLCVFLSLLWGSTDSNATSSAPDTTLTSSTNPTETTTRLTTLTTLQTTKAPPEDVRNVTVLTQDESSITLKWDKVDNILTYILQYHNNGSLKEDFITASEEGSSVTHLVTPLSAGRKYNFTLITAFEGVNSTGHRFDAVTAPLNAVDFKSLDQTETSITLQWQRVGTISNYVLVFNGSEINVPASAEQVNHTISELTSGTEYNVTLFTVFETVKSSGVNLSAVTAPENVKNVNVSTQNESSITLMWDKVNNILTYFLQYDNNGSLKEDFIPASEGVSSVTHVVTPLSAGRKYNFTLITASKGVNSTGYRFDAVTAPLNAEDFKSLDQTETSITLQWKKVPDIPEYILVFNGSEIIVNASSADVTVTKLIPGLINGTKYDFTLFTVFGNIRSRGLNLSAATAPENVKNMNVSTQNESSITLMWDKVNSISTYFLQYDNKEDPISESQDASVTHVVTSLTAGKKYNFTVITLFEGVNSTGRWIAAVTAPLNAEGFKSVDQNETSITLQWQNVGNIPYYILVFNGSENNVTASAAQVTHTISELTSGTEYYFRLFTVFENIRSSGVNYSPVTAPRNTDVLESVGQNETSITLQWKKVDGIPNYTLVFNETMINVKASEGLETVTHTILGLITATKYNITLFTVFKNVRSSGLNTTAFTAPGNVNNVTVLTQNESSITLTWNKVNNISTYFLQNDNNGSSTEVNGDTFYQKASVIYEVSSLNAGTKYNFILITGFEKVNSTGFSFNAVTVPSMLPLVNVTERSVTSITLTWQRENKDWDYFFEMNGVNPQLLTNRALDVESRSFTSLQPGTAYRFSVITVFSGLNSTAYEDFTVTAIDCTNVTWHVTTSSIQGRVQGLFSNATATSKSQTHVSPGGNNVSFTGLYPGDTYNVSLEYEIDSKTFLQCIHEQTIIPPPLSGRCEYWAAGYSVLIVLDEPAGVWTSVEVNGKEYPEYGNGEERLRIYISGFQPAKTYKMSLTSLSGTERSNKPLVILCHTDPRGVIAGAVFAVLLFCVLVCLAVFIFFKRPDIISRKKQFIGGSKQPKKKCKAISVAKFPDHFHQLGVDENRGFSQEYESLSPVGTEQTRKAATEPENKARNRFNNVLPYDWCRVKLTSSPNGSSDYINANYMPGYNSNREYIATQGPLPSTVNDFWRMIWEQRVNGIVMVTNCTEGGKTKCQRYWPADSKPCLNGELLVTIRSEQEEPYWTLREFSVKHSNNSGERTVKHFHFTAWPDHGVPQGTEALIQFRGLVRRHIEREGAGAPTVVHCSAGVGRTGTIIALDVLLQQLEKERAVGINGFVHKMRLSRPHMVQTESQYVFLHQSIMDRLQPNEKTEENIYENSDMIYVNATALRELR; encoded by the exons ATGAAGCCTTCATCTTCCAAAATCACCTCAGACCACTTTCTGCTGTGTGTCTTCCTGAGTCTACTTTGG GGTTCCACTGACTCCAACGCAACATCATCAGCACCAGACACAACACTGACAAGTTCAACAAACCCAACAGAGACAACAACACGGTTAACCACTCTGACAACCCTTCAAACAACAAAAGCAC CTCCTGAAGATGTGAGAAACGTGACCGTGTTGACACAAGACGAAAGTAGCATAACTCTGAAGTGGGACAAGGTTGACAACATCTTAACATACATCCTACAATATCATAACAATGGTAGTCTCAAGGAGGACTTCATCACTGCATCCGAGGAAGGGTCATCAGTTACACATTTGGTTACTCCTCTGTCTGCTGGGAGAAAATACAATTTCACTCTCATCACTGCGTTTGAGGGGGTCAACAGCACTGGACACAGATTTGACGCTGTCACTG CTCCTCTTAATGCAGTAGATTTCAAATCACTTGACCAAACTGAGACCAGTATAACTCTGCAGTGGCAAAGAGTGGGAACTATCTCTAACTATGTACTTGTGTTCAATGGAAGTGAGATAAATGTCCCTGCATCAGCGGAACAAGTGAATCACACAATCTCAGAGCTCACAAGTGGGACTGAATACAACGTCACTCTCTTCACTGTGTTTGAAACTGTTAAAAGCAGTGGAGTAAACCTCTCTGCAGTCACTG CACCTGAAAATGTGAAGAACGTGAACGTGTCAACACAAAATGAGAGTAGCATAACTCTGATGTGGGACAAAGTTAACAACATCTTAACATACTTCCTACAATATGATAACAATGGTAGTCTCAAGGAGGACTTTATCCCTGCATCCGAGGGAGTGTCATCAGTTACACATGTGGTTACTCCTCTGTCTGCTGGGAGAAAATACAATTTCACTCTCATCACTGCGTCTAAGGGGGTCAACAGCACTGGATACAGATTTGACGCTGTCACTG CTCCTCTTAATGCAGAAGATTTCAAATCACTTGACCAAACTGAGACCAGTATAACTCTGCAGTGGAAAAAAGTGCCGGACATCCCCGAATATATACTTGTGTTCAATGGATCTGAGATAATCGTCAATGCATCATCAGCCGACGTGACAGTGACAAAATTAATCCCAGGGCTCATAAATGGGACTAAATACGACTTCACTCTCTTCACTGTGTTTGGAAATATCAGAAGCAGAGGACTAAACCTCTCTGCAGCTACTG CACCTGAAAATGTGAAGAACATGAACGTGTCAACACAAAATGAGAGTAGCATAACTCTGATGTGGGACAAAGTCAACAGCATCTCAACATACTTCCTACAATATGACAACAAAGAGGACCCCATCAGCGAATCTCAAGACGCATCAGTTACACATGTGGTTACTTCTCTGACTGCCgggaaaaaatataatttcactGTCATCACTCTGTTTGAGGGGGTCAACAGCACTGGACGCTGGATTGCAGCTGTCACTG CTCCTCTTAATGCAGAAGGTTTCAAATCAGTTGACCAAAATGAGACCAGTATAACTCTGCAGTGGCAAAACGTGGGAAATATCCCTTACTATATACTTGTGTtcaatggaagtgaaaacaacGTCACTGCATCAGCGGCACAAGTGACACACACAATCTCAGAGCTCACAAGTGGGACTGAATATTACTTCAGGCTCTTCACTGTTTTTGAAAATATCAGAAGCAGTGGAGTAAACTACAGCCCAGTCACTG CTCCACGTAACACAGATGTGTTAGAATCAGTCGGACAAAATGAGACCAGTATAACTCTTCAGTGGAAAAAAGTGGATGGCATCCCCAACTATACACTTGTGTTCAATGAAACGATGATAAACGTCAAAGCATCAGAGGGACTAGAAACCGTGACGCACACAATCTTAGGGCTCATAACTGCGACTAAATACAACATCACTCTCTTCACTGTGTTCAAAAATGTCAGAAGCAGCGGATTAAACACCACTGCATTTACGG CTCCtggaaatgttaataatgtgaCTGTGTTGACACAAAACGAGAGTAGTATAACTCTGACGTGGAACAAGGTTAACAACATCTCAACATACTTCCTACAAAATGATAACAATGGAAGTTCCACTGAGGTCAATGGCGACACATTTTATCAAAAGGCATCAGTTATCTACGAGGTCTCTTCGCTTAATGCTGGGacaaaatataatttcattCTCATCACTGGCTTTGAGAAAGTCAACAGCACTGGATTCTCATTTAACGCTGTGACTG ttcccTCAATGTTGCCTTTGGTCAATGTGACTGAACGCTCTGTGACCAGCATAACCCTGACGTGgcagagagagaataaagacTGGGACTACTTTTTCGAAATGAACGGGGTAAATCCACAACTTCTCACAAATAGAGCCTTGGATGTTGAGTCCCGTTCATTCACGTCTCTCCAGCCTGGAACAGCGTATCGATTCAGCGTGATCACAGTGTTCTCTGGACTCAACAGCACCGCTTATGAAGACTTCACAGTAACAG CCATAGACTGTACCAATGTAACCTGGCATGTTACTACCTCATCGATCCAAGGAAGGGTTCAAGGCTTGTTCTCGAATGCAACAGCCACTAGTAAATCTCAAACTCATGTCAGTCCTGGAGGAAACAACGTGTCATTTACTGGCCTCTACCCTGGTGACACCTATAACGTGTCTCTTGAGTATGAAATAGATTCCAAGACCTTTCTACAGTGTATCCACGAGCAGACAATCA TTCCTCCGCCTTTAAGTGGTCGCTGTGAGTACTGGGCAGCTGGCTATTCTGTCTTAATCGTCTTGGATGAACCGGCCGGTGTGTGGACTTCAGTGGAGGTGAACGGGAAAGAATACCCAGAGTATGGAAATGGGGAAGAGCGTCTCAGAATCTATATATCTGGATTCCAACCTGCTAAAACATATAAGATGTCTTTAACTTCACTGTCCGGGACCGAAAGGAGTAATAAACCATTAGTTATTTTGTGTCATACTGATCCAAGGG GAGTCATTGCAGGGGCAGTATTTGCTGTTCTGCTTTTTTGTGTCCTGGTCTGTCTGGctgtcttcattttttttaaaagaccagATATTATCAG CAGGAAAAAGCAATTCATCGGTGGTTccaaacaaccaaaaaaaaagtgcaa agCTATTTCTGTGGCAAAGTTTCCAGACCACTTCCACCAACTGGGTGTGGACGAGAACAGAGGTTTCAGCCAGGAATATGAG AGCCTCAGTCCTGTTGGCACGGAGCAAACACGAAAGGCAGCTACTGAACCTGAGAACAAAGCGAGGAATCGTTTCAACAACGTCCTGCCAT ATGACTGGTGTCGGGTGAAGCTTACATCCAGTCCCAATGGATCCTCCGACTACATTAATGCCAATTACATGCCA GGCTACAACAGCAACAGAGAGTACATCGCCACCCAGGGTCCTCTGCCCTCCACAGTCAATGATTTCTGGAGAATGATCTGGGAACAAAGAGTGAACGGCATCGTCATGGTAACCAACTGCACCGAGGGAGGAAAG ACTAAGTGTCAACGATACTGGCCTGCAGACAGTAAACCTTGCCTTAACGGAGAGCTGTTGGTCACCATCAGATCTGAGCAGGAGGAGCCTTACTGGACATTGAGGGAATTTAGCGTGAAACAC AGCAACAACTCAGGGGAGCGCACAGTGAAACATTTTCACTTCACTGCCTGGCCTGACCACGGAGTCCCACAGGGCACCGAAGCCCTGATCCAGTTCAGAGGACTGGTGAGACGGCACATAGAGAGAGAAGGGGCTGGAGCGCCAACTGTGGTTCACTGCAG TGCTGGAGTGGGGAGGACAGGCACTATCATTGCCCTGGATGTGCTGCTTCAGCAGCTAGAGAAGGAAAGAGCAGTGGGCATCAATGGCTTTGTGCACAAGATGAGACTGAGCCGCCCACACATGGTGCAGACAGAG TCCCAGTATGTTTTCCTGCACCAAAGCATCATGGACCGTCTGCAGCCAAATGAGAAGACTGAAGAGAACATATATGAGAATTCAGACATGATCTACGTCAACGCCACTGCACTCCGAGAGCTACGTTAG